AAAGGACATACTGAAGACACAAGGTCACTGATGATCCAACAGTTCAAGTCAGCTTgcatgaatgagtgtgtgtgtgtagaggttATTGctacacaacaaacacaatgaacTGGATCAGCACctaataaatcattttgtgaGAATAATGGGGATTCAGAACCgaaaaaacaataacatttgtCAAATTGACAGAACCCCACAAGTAATCAAGAAACACACAATGTCTTCACTCACACCAAATCCGATCTTGCAAATCGTTATATACAATATTCATCATGTCTTTTATCCCAGAGCGCTGCATGACTTCATAAAGACCTCGACACTTTGCCACAAACTGACTACTTGGCCTCATGAGAATATCTTCCTCATGGTCGCTGCTGTTTCATGATGTTTGAACCATTGGGTCACTATTTTGTGGAACTTCAAACAaagattttagaaaaaaaatgaataataaatttCCCCATTAGTCATAGTTACCAATACACTGAAAGTCTTCAGATCAGGGAGTAAAGCTACATGACATCAAAACAGCTGGTTGGGTTTTCCCCAAattctctctcctttccttcgTATTCAGTCACGGAGGTGCTGCATTTGTAGGTGTCCGCCCACATAAATGGCCTGTTAGAAGAATATTTTTATGCAGCTTTTAATGATATAATAACACAAAGCATATGCTATGTATGAGCCAAGtagttgtaaaataaataattgtgatCTCACAATACTATCCCCAAATCCCTATTGCCTAAGCCCACTGGAGAATGAGCACACAGAGGAATCAGGACTACTCTGATAATCTATAGTCAAATACTGATCAGTTAGACATGTGCAGACACTCTGTGTCCGTCGTAGCTGAAAATTCAGTGATCTGCAAACGTCTGACTCAAAATATCCTGGAGTGAGTTTTCTTTCAGGCTGCAACACTCCCTGTGGTCACAGCAAACCCAGAAAGAACGTGTGGTTTAGGTGAGACTACACTTCAGCAGGTCACTTATTAGAGCTGTCAGAGACATATAAAACTAAACCAAAGATATATAAATAGCTCAGTTCACTTTAAATGTTAAGGGGTCCTGGAAAGGACAGATACAATTATATAAAAGACATGTTAGAGGACACTGTCTGATATGAGACGAGCTTCAACAGAATCTACATCCAAACAACAAAACCCAGCATTTCCAGAATTCAACAATTGTAATTCAATTGAGCTGCAGGTGGAGGTTTATTGATACACACCATCTACAGGTGACTTGTGGAACTGGTGCAGGAGCCAGATAGTGAGTGTTCCAGTTTTAAAGGTGCCGTGTTTAAGTTTTTGCTATTGCTACATAGCCAACATTagcattaaacactgtttacttACCAATATTGAAGATCTGCATCAAACTTCCTTTGCTTAATCACCAGGGCTGTGTCCAGTGTGGGAAAAGCAACAAGCAAAGTGTCCcctgttgtttttgctttaatttcTGTCACTTCTCTGTCTCTACTGAAGTTAGCATGCTACACAACTAGCCCACATGGCCCAAGCTAGCGGGTCAATGGTCGCAGAACAAACCTACATCCTGTCAgaacaatgaaatgtgtgtCAAAGCACAGAGTGACAGAAACAATGTCTGTGAAATACACCGTCCAGTTAATACGACACTTTCCTGACAGGAGGATTCAACAAATCTTTCACATCAGAGGCAGCCATCTTGGTTGTTAATGATGACACTCCCATTGCACTCCCATTGGATGAGTCATCATGTCAAACCCCGCCCCAATTTAGGAAAAATGGTTGCAATTGGCCAAACCTCACACTTCTAGTTTACACCCAAACACAGTAATGGCTGAAGCAAATGAACATCACTGCCAACAAGTCctggcagaaaaacacattcagtggAAAAGGAAACTAGCAGAGAAGATATAGCATCTTTAAAGCTGTTAAAGGTCCTGTGTGTAatcggcagaaatttaatataacataaaccttgtgttattttctctagtgtgtttcatctaaattgtatatattgatgttttctttaccatagaataggccctttatatttaaatactttatgtttacatcaggagcgggtccccTTTCTAAAGAGGCTGCTATGTTTTTtaacagtagcccagactggacaaactaaacaccttttgagtttttatgaaaactgaaagcTACCACAGATcagaaagggaactattggcagatatttcatataaaataatcctcatgatgctTTCattagttaatttcatctaaattgtatgaattgtagttttctttaccccagaaaaggccctttatatttaaatactttatatttacatcgagggggtcctctctacggaggctgccatgtttttttacattagtccagactggacaaactaaacaccttttgagtttttatgacaattaaaggctaccacagtttcttttacatgtttggaaggagagggtgaggtgaggggtgttcagctgcaacatgcaacttcaacactagatatcacaaaattctacacactgtacctttaaaagaattacacattttacattaaataccCCCAAAACAGTTTTATGAACTGCAGTTACCTGACAACAGAACATGTCGTCTCAGTACTGTATTCAGTGCTAAGTACTAGAAAATAAATCTTGTGTTATCGATAAGTTAGGTTTTCTTCAGAGTTATTACCATCTACTTGTCATCCATGTAAAGCCCACACTGTTGCAACATCTTGACATGTGTCATCATGAGTTGGCATAAATCTCATCAGGGTACTCCACTGTCCTGTTCCTCAGCACTGACGAGTGTCATCTTGCCAGAAAAgcagaaacatttgaattgtGCTTCCCAAATAAGCACATCCCAGCAACTGCACATTGACAACTGATGCAACAtagctgctgtgttttgcaCTGTTGGGTCACTTGTTTACTGTTCTTTTACTTGTCCGTAGAGGGCGGTCAGGGTTGAGCAAAAAACTGTGAGCCAGTGACTAAAGGGCTGAACTGGCCTGATAAATGCAATTGCGTGACTGTGATTTACGTATGGCGTAATCCTGAGGTGATTGGCGCCAAAAAAATATCTGGTGTCATGCAATCaccgataataataataaatccgtcttatttcatcacatttattaACTTTATAAGACAAAGGGGAAAATGTGCAGTTAAATTGAGTATAGACGTTTCAGACAGATGTTTTTGCAAAGTGAAAGCCTTTAATTAGTACTGATGTAACATTAGAGGCTGTGGtgccagctctctctctttttcttctgtgtaGTCTGATACTTCTGAAGGTGGATGGACTTTTTCTTCTAAAGGggacaataaaacaaagcacATGGCACTGGCATCCCAAAGCCAAGATCTTGATAATGACAGTGGACCAGAAGACTCTAGTGCCCCGGCTGAGTACCATGTATTGTAATTAGCTTCTCCAAAGAGCTTGAGGACCTCATCTGTTTTTGTTGGACTTTGTAGAGTAACTTCCCTGCTTCATCTCCTGCTCATTAAAATGCCAAAGACTAGATTAAGTAGAAACCAATGATGCACGATCAACTCCAGTTTGTCTTTCCTTTATAACCTCAAACTCAAAGCCCAATCAAGCTAATGTGTCCTAGAAGAAGAGATCAACTTTGAGGGTTAAAGCATAAACAGAGTTGTATTGATGAACTACATTTTATTGACCATGACTGTATATTttagaggtaaaaaaaaaaaaaaaagatcatcatTGGACAGATTCTAAGGGACACGCTTGAAACatctgctcaaatccctttatTGAACATCTTCAATGCATTTACTTCCATTCATCACTGACCATGATTGCCAAGTAAATACACAGCTATTTCAGGCagctctgtttttttatttgattccaCTGTTGCTCATGGTTTGGGCTTTGCAGACTCCTTTGCCATCGACTTCAAAGGCAGCTCCTTTGTAGGTTGCAACACACTGGCCGTCTGTGCGTAGGTCTGGCTGAACCTGCTCCCACACCTTCTTTTTAGGGTTCAGCTCTTTGTCCGGTTCACCTGCAATCAAGACGTCAGATTGAAGCATTAGAAGAGACTCTGTTTGCTGATCATCCATCACACATGCATGGATCCAGTACTGATGTCTTAAGAACTACTTGCGGCATGTCATTGTCTTGTATCACCTACTGACACATTGTTTTAACACATGGATGCTAAGATCAAAGACTGTGTGTGAGgtggacatgtctccacttccaaAATATCCCGGGTATGAACGCTGCCACCTTGCCATCACTTAGagccaaaaacacaaagaccaaAGAGTTTCAATCATGGATTTTTTCATATTAAGCAAACTACAGTCTGCATAATGAGCTGAAACTAATAAACATCCCTAGTTAAAGACCAGCAATTATATGCATGACATTTCAGGCcaattcaattttttatttatcctaGATTAATTGTGAATAGTCTATGTTATAGCATCAGCTTTCTAAAACCGCATTTGTTCTTCGCTGTAATTCAAAACATCTAAACAGAACATCTCAGAATCACACCATGCATCCACAGAAAACAATTAGGGGACATTCTTATTTCACAGAGCCTTTGTTTTTTGATGTTGCTTAACATTTGCACAGATTTAAGCCGGTACTGGCTGGCTTCTGTCTAGTGTCAACTTTTTCCTCTTAACTGAACCATTTCGGGGTATGAggacaaaaatgtgtttcatttccCAAGCCTGTGATTTCCGCCAGTTTACAACTCAAGAGTGGCAACAATCAGTTTTGATCAGAAGCGTGAAAGAGGTTTTGATGAGCAGCTTGCGCACATTCTTAAGTTCAAGCAGAAGTAGTTTGCGTCATTAGTCTCGGAAATGGAGGCAATTACAACCATATACTACTCACACCAGCAGTAGATTGGCTGTAGCTGAATCCGTACTACAAAGCTCTGgtaggagaaaagagagaaaccaggaaacaaaaaaaacgaaaagCTTCTCTCGCTCTTATTTTCCATTAGATGGCCCAGGTGTTATGCTGACATGACTTCAACACTGTTGAACATCAAGCGATGCAGTCTTTGCATTCTCTCTTGAAACTCGAGTTGTTTGATTGAGACTCTTCTTAATGTTGCATCCTTAAAAATTCTTCAGGTCTAATAGATCCCTCATGAATCGAACAGCTGGGACATGTGTACAGCAGGAACGAAAGGAATTGGCTGACACAGGTGGGCTGTGGATACTCTGACCACAAATCAACCCTAAtcatattttccctttttcaaaGGGAACTCCCAATCTGATTATTGTTCTTGGAAGAATattgaatacaaaaaaaaaaaacaaccttctaGTAGTCAGCTTAGAAAACTTCTTTTCAATCACTGGATTCTTGGTGGTGTAGAGGACGAACCTTGACTTGCTTACAGTGTACATTGCAAGAGAGTAGGGATCTCGCACTATACATTAGTGGAACTTAACAGGGCAATTAGAATACTTATCTCTATGGCTGCCTATAAAAAATGCGGGCTACATTCCCAGCAATGAATGCTGATTAGACTGTAAAATCAGCAGACACAGGTCATTTAGCCACCACAAAACAGAACTGAGGAGTCTTCTAATGAGAGCTTTCAGTGGGGTCCGAGAACGCGTCATGATTGGCGTAGCGTGTTGTTTCTGGCAGCGGGAAGGTTCAACGACACCCTTCATTTCCTAAAGACAGAAGTATTTTGTGGAAACAAGGCTGAGAATTCTCTCAGTGTTCTCAACACAATGCCGACATTCATTCTGTGGTGATGAGGCATTACTCGTGTCTGATTTTGGCATTCGACGTTAATGCTGATGATTAATCTGTTTTAGAGGGTACAGTAATCAGGCTGTACCTGGGAAGCCCTGGAAAGTCACTCTGTCCCCTGGTGCTGCTCCACTTGGAGGATCGAGGATTTCGACCTTGTCTGGCGAGCTGGCGCACATGACCATCGCCTGGGACACCACTCCCCTCATCTTGGCTGGCTTTAGGTTACAAAGCAGGACTGCCATGCGGTTCTGCATCTGCATGGGGGACAGAAgattaattatgtttttacagCCCATATGCTTTACacaatagagaaaaaaaaacaaattacaacCAATTTACTAAGTACCCAATTTggctgaaaagaagaaaaaaaaaaaaaagaaaaacacgacAACAACATAGACTGTTGGCAGGAGCAATATTTCAGGTGTTCTGCAGACATTTGTCTAAACAGTTATTAAATTATTAGCCTGTCTCAGACTCAGATTACTGAATGGTTCCTTTTGTTTATTGACATTCAAAAGTACAGTCATAAAACTAACTCCTGTTGGTTGACATATACAGATGATGGCTCATATAAATGATACAGTTAacaagaaagtgaaagtgtaacataaacacacaaagggaaGCAATAACTCTTCCTTTTTAACTGTAGAGCACCTTATTAGGTTGGGCTCCTGAATTCCACGGCTGCAACACAAAGTTTCTTATCCTAACTTCCATTATATCTAAGCTTGTACCTGGTCCAGAGGTATGTGCTTGACCAGCCCGCTGACCACTGTTCTGGGTGATGCCTCTCCCACATCAACCTGCTCCACATACAGACTATCAGCATCTGGATGCTTCTGCGCCGTCATTATACGCCCAATACGCAGGTCCAATCGAGACACATCCACCTTGGCGTCCTCTTGGCCTGGAGCTGCCTGCTTTTTCTCAGCTTTCTCCCCGCCTGGAATCAAAGagtggaaaatatttttacacaaacagcatgtaataacaaacacactgtgccTTTCGATGTCAAAAAGatcttaaaaatataaaacatttcatactTCGTGCCtttacatttcctgttttttagtTGGTCTATAACAATGACAGTTTAATATGACAATTTGGATGGGTGTCGAACGTGAACACAGTAGCCATCCATCACGTATTACGGAAAGGTTTGCTGAAGAGTGGCATCTGTGAGAGTTTTCATGCTATTACACTAAATGTGCATGATATTATAGGAAATGTTTGCTGGAAAGCAGTGGGTATGTTTCAGCCAGCTGATGTCTTTCCAAAgaatattataaaaaacaaattatacTTGAAACAATACTGGGCATCTGTCTGGAATCTGATTTCATTTCCtccaataatgaaaacaaagctCACCAATGACAGGCCTCAGGGTggcatgtgtttcatgtgagaCATgagtatataaaaaaaaatgtaagtaaaaGAAACTTTACATTTCTTCCCAGAAATGCTGCAGCAATACCTGGATTTGAATGACAAAAGCAATATCCACTTTTGACTGAAAGTGATACAGTGGCATAACAGAATAACAGATGCTTCCTCCCAAAGAGATAAAGAGACTCGCCAGGTTTTCTAACACACATTGATTCCAGTGGATCGCACTGGTCAAATGATCACAGTCTTTAATCATTCCTCTGACTCTCCACCAACTCTGAAGAATATAAAATCCTTGCCTTTGATATTCAACATGCTGTGATGGCAGTAAAAATATCACAGCTCCAACAGGGTTCCACATGGTTTGTACTCTTAACAAGTGATGACTGTTTGAATGAGGTGAGAACACGGTTTGATAAAGTAAGACAcaaattaacacatttaataGCTTATCAAAAGGAATAAATCTCTCTCAATAACAGCTCTCCAACATCTGGATGCAAGAAATGCCAGACAAAGTAAATTTATCAGGGTCTTAAAGCTGGCTGCTTCCTCTTTTTAAATGATGGACCCACAAACAAATCCAGGGCTAATTATTCCCTGTCTATGCAAGACAGCTCTTCTAATAAGTCCAGATTGCCAAAACAGAACTAAATATCTGTGTAATTTACTTGTGATTAATTGAAATCTTGAGGCAGGAATTTTCTTGTTTTGGACTCGAAAATATTTAATATGCATAAAACTGTTTATGAATACTTAGGTTCTATGACAGGGTCCGAGAATGATGCACATCCACAAAACtttaaacaataaatcattCTCAAACCAGACTAAAAATATTACAGTGATGAGCAGAGATCTTGGACCCATTAAGAAGCGCACATTTTGCACATGTGTTGCCACCGGATATTAGAAATGCATCTAGTAATTCACTAATTATCAAGTCAAAATTGATCTCTCCACTTAACCTAATATAAAATGGTTGGATGTGAAAACTTCAAAAGATGCTCAGAAATATGTCAATGTTTTTCACTGAGACGTTACCTTTTTTCTCTGGCTTCTTCTTTTTACCCTCatctttggggggggggctctggACAGCAGCAGGCGAGGCAGATGGTACTGGAGCAGAGGTTTTGGGAGGGGTGGGCTTCGAACTGCACTCAACCGTGGGTTCGTCTGATGTCATGGCCACGTCCAGCACTACAGGAAGGAAGTATCAGTTAGTGTGAAGAAAAGCGTTAAATAGTGGATTACAACCAGAGACTCAAGTATGACTGTTATTCTCTGCACTTCGTTTTCCTGATGTCTCGTGAACAAAAGCATGGACAGGCTGTACTGCTGCGAAGTAGAAATTATTTACAATACAAGCGTACAAAGCACACTATGGCTTGGTTGTGCCTtttcacacacagagctgcttgTGTCAAcataaaacagtgaaatgatAGAGGGAGCTTTGTTTACACTCAAGTGGGAGGACCGCTCTCCTGATGCAAACAGTTTTGATGAGAAAATGACAGTGACCAGGATGATGGAAACAAGGAAATTGAGCCATAAAGCAGGGAACAATGTTCTACAATAACGCCCCTGAAAAAAAATAACCCTTCATTTAAGGCGTCTGACGTTTGAGTTCCTACAAAACCTTGTGCCCGTGTCTGACAAACATCGGTCTGCAGGCGCACCACCATCACCATAATGCTTTTAATTCTATGTTAGGACCTGAGACAAGGACCTTTCCGGTTTACCTTGGAATTATAGGCAATAACCTCTAAAACTCTTGACATTCCACTCTTAAGTTTCCTGTCAAGGATTTTTACGTTTTTGCGAATCAAAATTAAACACAGTAATATCACATGATATTAAAAGCGAGTGaaatatcattttcatttagtatttacaacatttcaTCTAATCTCCCAAATCTAAACTGGGCTTAACTGGAATCTTTAGATACAATAGAtctaaacaaaaaataatttatttaaagtgAGTGAGTAAACACAGCGGTGTGTTTTGAgtgatatttccctcaggagacGGTGAGGACTCAAGCAGAGGGATTAGAAGAGCTGAGCTTACACTCGTCCCGTTGTCTTTACACTCATGTTGCAAATCAAAACTTCATGAGTTAATTGAAGGTAAACAAAAGAGGAaccaacattttttaattttaaaaattaattatCTGCACAATCGTTACGATTTAAAGGAGTCACGGTTGGAGTTTAATAATTTTGACTTTATAATGGATTGGAGTTAATTTGATACTGAACTTTAGTTACCTCTGTAATTTTTTCTTGGATGCCGAACGGTTGTTGTTTCATGGAAAGTCTTCGATTGGCAACATTACAGTCACATTGTAcggtttgtttttctcatcacaaaagcaaataaagtccaagtttaaatgtttttcagtaaGTTTCCCTGTTTTAATGAAGCTATTTTATGTCAACTTTAAAAGAAACCCccaaaaataaacatcacaatCAGATACAATACATGGAAAATCTTAGCACTGTATTGGAACACATTCCATCAGTGTTCCAACAcgatgagtttttttttttttgaataacgttaAATTTACTTATTCCTTCCAGTCCCTATAGCTGACAGACATGTTGTCCCCATCACTCTCACGGGGATTCTCGAGGCTCTAAAGTTGCttgtaatgaaaacaaaaaagatctggTTATAATGAGCTGAAGCGAGAATGCGCAAGATGTTATCATTGATAGCACAAACCAAACAGTGCTCTAATGAGCAACGACTGACATCAAATGTTCCTAAGTCGGGCGCACTCATCTTGATATAACTTGATATAAAAGGGATAACGACATCAAggtctttttaaaacaaacatcattTGATTTGCTATGGAAGTCCCTGCTGGGAACCAAGCTCAAACAtaccccctctcctcttctctttttccagCAGCTGTTTTTTCAGCTCCTCGATGTCATTCTTCAGTTTCGCATTCTCCACCAtcagtttcttctcttctctgacACTGGCCTGGACGACTGTAACAGGGAAATTCTTGTTAAAACAGCACAGGGATTCCATTTCAACTTCCCACCAGGCATTTTCATTACTGACCAACATATGTTGCCTGCTTAAATCAATATTGCGAGTGGGCTTAAAAGAGCCATCAATTTGTGAACTAATAtaggtttttttatttagaatttCTTAAATATAATTCATGTTCTCAATTTGTGCAGGTGATAGTATTTAAAGTGGGGAATGATATGGGATAATGGAGACAGATAATCAAGGatatagcttttttttttgtaacaaaAATATGGCCTACGTTTAATGTTTATTACATTCAAGATTACACATGATTAACTTAACAGGATTCTATAAATTCTGTATAATGAATACCTAAAAACTAAATTCATCATTTACgataaatagataaatcaaTAGGAAACTAGATAAGGCTGATTTAACCATTTAATATATCGTCAGACTAATTTGTGAACTACAGAAGAGTTTTATATAACTTGTATACTCAGGTTTCATATACTTGTTAGTGGTCACACTGGTATTTCACTTGTATAGCCTGTCTAGACAAAATGAACTAGAAACTTTATGTAAATGGGCtgcatttatatagcgcttttacAGCACGTCTTTTACTTGCTGACAGAGTTGTTGTGTATGGGTGTTAATTTGCGGTGTGCTCTCGTACTTGTTTTCTCCTTCAGCAGCTGGACTTGCTGTTTGAGGTACTCGATGATCTGGTCTGCCTCGGCTGCTCGCTGCTCCAGCTTCAACAATGGATTGTGACTGGACATGTTGACCAAGGAGCGAGCCAGGAACCTAAAACGCAACAGATATTATCAACCAAACAATCTTGCatgaaaataagtaaaaattAAAGAGTGAGATTACTACATGGAGTAATTTGCATATTCATTGTGATACATATTACTGTGGGGTGATGAATACTGATTAAGTCACTGTATTCCTTGTGATTTTCTATAATTTCCTTGTGTGACACTTCGTAGCAATATAAAACGAGATAGTGTTTTCAAGTACCATGCTGAACATCTACAAAGAGACATGTTTGGAATTACAAGGTTTGCATTCCAGTACAACCTCACCACAAACTACAGCCTTTAAAATGACCACGGAGTAAAGACAACCTCTGTCTGACAGTCTCAACAAAAACCCAACACTGTAATTTGCACTAAGGTGGTATGTGTTGCAGGGCTGTTCTATAGGATTGCATTGCTTTGcacagggttttttttgtgtgacagTCCATGATATAATGTTGTGTCTCAATCTTAAATACtgtttatttctaaataaaaaatatggacTTGTGGATGCCAAAATGCAATTTGTCTGACAAAGCATTGTATTTGCCTctgacaaggaggttatgttttcacccgtcactttgtttgtctgtttgttggcaGTAATACTAATGAACTGATATCAATAAAGTTTGGCgaaggggtggggcatgaccgaAGGAAGACCTAATAAAATGTTGAGATTGACAGGCAGTTcaagaatttttctttttcactttcatcagCATGGCAAGATAGGGcgttagccttggtggaggtatttgCCCTCTGAGCACCCTTCTATTTTCACATGTGACATGTAGCCCCAGTTTGTGTTAAACCATGtgttaatgttatttttcatgaCAGTTATTTTGGCTAATGAAGTGACAAAATCTGACCTCTGTCCACAAGGCATGTAGAAAGATAATCAACATTCATAAAAATGGCAGTAAATCTGCAAATCTTGATTCCAAACTTGTCAAATGGAAACGTTTGCTGTAAAATTTTAGTGTCTGAAAAACTCATAAAATCTGTAACAAGTTCCAGGTCACCTTGGTCATTCCAAATTCTGTCCAAATTCCAAGTGGCATTCAGAAAGTTTTGTCCTTTAAATCATATCAGAATCACATTATGTAATAACTTTTGGAAATAAAGTTCAGAAGGGATCAGCCACTCTGAAGCCAGTCGACCAAAATACAGCTGGACACCAGTTTGGGTTTAGGATTTTGTTCCTTTATCTACCGAACTTGGCAAATTACTCTGTCAAAGAAAGATTTTTATAGGCCGAGGCATGGAGAAGAAAACTTCTAACACATATAAGAGGGAGGTGCTGGAAAACAACAGCTGGCccaagatgaaaacaaaatgttgggGGATGAGGAAATTAGAAACACAAAAGAGCTGGAGTTGATAAAATCGGGATCAAAGCATTGTTTTTCAGAAACTGAATTGATTTAAACAGGACCAGTGGTGGAGTAATAACAACAGCCACAAAAAGGCTGATCTCATTTGGATAACCTCTGAAAATGGGTCCTCGCGCCGGGGTATGGTCTGTACTAATGACATTGAGAGGCCACTGCAGCTTTGGATTTCAGATGGAAATGTGTTGACAATATCAAAAAAAGACATGGGCTGTCAGGCTGTCAATTTAACTGTCTTCACTATATAGGAATTTCAATATATTTGATTCATCCTCTGGTTTGTAAGTGGAACACCACATCTGACTATTTGCATTCAAATCAatctagtaaaaaaaaaagccatgaTGTTTTTGTCCATTTAACGTTGACATAAATTTTAGATTATGTTGCACAGCGACACAGAATCCACATGTAGTTTGAATTAAATTGGTAAATCTGGCACGTTTAACCACCGGTTTCCTCTGAACTGGTGTGGACGTGTCAGCAGACTGAGCAGGAGGTAAGTGTTTCCTTCTTCCATGCTCCATTCCCACAGTAAAAATATACTGGAGGACGATAGTACTATACCTGAACAGGCCATTGTAGAAGAGAGCACAGGTTGCCAGCACCACCTCAAGGCATCCCAAGAACctacacatttttaatttaagagCTGTGCTTTGACCTTTTACAGGATAACACTGAGGCAAGTTCAGTGAGGCCAAAAATATGACCTTTTTATGTAATTGAATTCAATAACAGACGAGTAatgatttgaatttgaagtcaACATTCAGTCAGCGATTTATAAACTAAACACAAATCGGCTACTTGGCCGAATCAGTTAAATTATGATGCATTGCCAAGAGCACAGTAGAAAACATGGACTCTGGACCATGACTCTCCCTCAGTTCTTTATTTAGAATCATTAATCATAACTATATGACAgcgccccctcccccccacaaaattatggattacattatataattttaaaaaatctgtcaaaTCAAGATCATATTTTGCCAACAGACAAAAATGTCCAATTGTTaaggggaaagaaaataaactcaTATTACTACTTATTTATTGGGAAAGTCATTGATCGTGGACATTAGTGATAAATAGACAAGTTACAGCAATAATTGTTAATGTAAATAAGATAATTTATGAATCATTTATTCGATTTGTCCA
This is a stretch of genomic DNA from Paralichthys olivaceus isolate ysfri-2021 chromosome 8, ASM2471397v2, whole genome shotgun sequence. It encodes these proteins:
- the aimp1a gene encoding aminoacyl tRNA synthase complex-interacting multifunctional protein 1a isoform X2, yielding MFLARSLVNMSSHNPLLKLEQRAAEADQIIEYLKQQVQLLKEKTIVQASVREEKKLMVENAKLKNDIEELKKQLLEKEKRRGVLDVAMTSDEPTVECSSKPTPPKTSAPVPSASPAAVQSPPPKDEGKKKKPEKKGGEKAEKKQAAPGQEDAKVDVSRLDLRIGRIMTAQKHPDADSLYVEQVDVGEASPRTVVSGLVKHIPLDQMQNRMAVLLCNLKPAKMRGVVSQAMVMCASSPDKVEILDPPSGAAPGDRVTFQGFPGEPDKELNPKKKVWEQVQPDLRTDGQCVATYKGAAFEVDGKGVCKAQTMSNSGIK
- the aimp1a gene encoding aminoacyl tRNA synthase complex-interacting multifunctional protein 1a isoform X1, which encodes MFLARSLVNMSSHNPLLKLEQRAAEADQIIEYLKQQVQLLKEKTIVQASVREEKKLMVENAKLKNDIEELKKQLLEKEKRRGVLDVAMTSDEPTVECSSKPTPPKTSAPVPSASPAAVQSPPPKDEGKKKKPEKKGGEKAEKKQAAPGQEDAKVDVSRLDLRIGRIMTAQKHPDADSLYVEQVDVGEASPRTVVSGLVKHIPLDQMQNRMAVLLCNLKPAKMRGVVSQAMVMCASSPDKVEILDPPSGAAPGDRVTFQGFPGEPDKELNPKKKVWEQVQPDLRTDGQCVATYKGAAFEVDGKGVCKAQTMSNSGIK